Within the Myxococcaceae bacterium JPH2 genome, the region AGCATTGCCGCCCCATTCTACCTTGAAGGCGGGCCTGGCGACCGTCGCCATGCCGCGAACCTCAAGGCGACCGAACATCCTGGCGCGGTCGCAGCCGCTCCACGTCGCCGGCCAACACCCGCTCCAGGACCCCCGCCTCGGTGCGGACCAGCAGCGCGCCCGAAGGGTCGATGTCCTCGGCCCGCCCGCGCAGCTCGCTGCGGTCCGTGCGGACCAGGACGTCCTGCCCCAGGGTGCTGGACAGCGCCTTCCAGCGCGCCCGCACGGGCTCGAACCCCGACTCCAGATAGCGATCCAACCACTCCTCCAGGCACGTCCACAGGGCGGCGGTGAACGCGGCGCGCGCCACCCGCTTGCCCAGCGCGATGGAGAGCGACGTCGCCGACTCGCGCAGCTCCTCCGGGAAGTGCTCCAGGGTGGAGTTGAGGTTGACGCCCACGCCGACGACGACGAAGTGGACCCGCTCGGGCTCGGCTGACAGCTCCGTGAGGATGCCCGCCACCTTGCGGCCGCCGATCTGCACATCGTTGGGCCACTTGATGGCCGCGTCGCTGCCGGCCTCGCGCAGCGCCTCGGCCAGGGCCACGGCCGCCACGAGCGTCAGCTCCGGCGCGCGCTGTGGCGGCAGCTCGGGGCGGAGGATGGCGGAGAAGTAGAGATTGAGCCCGGCCGGAGACGCCCAGGCGCGGCCTCGACGGCCCTTGCCCGCGGTCTGCTGCTCGGCCACCACCACCTCGCCGTGCTCGGCGCCGTCCTGGGCGCGGCGGAAGGCGGCCTCGTTGGTCGAG harbors:
- a CDS encoding biotin--[acetyl-CoA-carboxylase] ligase yields the protein MAADTSEQTQEELILGFLSEGGDAYLSGEVLSSKLGLSRTAVWKRVEALRLKGYVIEAVPARGYRLVEVPDRLSALELGPLLGTRDLGRVIHHHETIGSTNEAAFRRAQDGAEHGEVVVAEQQTAGKGRRGRAWASPAGLNLYFSAILRPELPPQRAPELTLVAAVALAEALREAGSDAAIKWPNDVQIGGRKVAGILTELSAEPERVHFVVVGVGVNLNSTLEHFPEELRESATSLSIALGKRVARAAFTAALWTCLEEWLDRYLESGFEPVRARWKALSSTLGQDVLVRTDRSELRGRAEDIDPSGALLVRTEAGVLERVLAGDVERLRPRQDVRSP